Proteins encoded by one window of Nitrospinota bacterium:
- the tuf gene encoding elongation factor Tu (EF-Tu; promotes GTP-dependent binding of aminoacyl-tRNA to the A-site of ribosomes during protein biosynthesis; when the tRNA anticodon matches the mRNA codon, GTP hydrolysis results; the inactive EF-Tu-GDP leaves the ribosome and release of GDP is promoted by elongation factor Ts; many prokaryotes have two copies of the gene encoding EF-Tu): protein MVMPGDNVSISVELITPIAMEKELRFAIREGGRTVGAGVITEVLE, encoded by the coding sequence GATGGTGATGCCCGGCGACAACGTGTCTATAAGCGTTGAGCTGATCACGCCAATCGCGATGGAAAAAGAGCTTAGGTTCGCGATCCGCGAGGGCGGACGCACCGTGGGCGCGGGTGTGATAACGGAAGTTTTGG